One genomic region from Osmerus mordax isolate fOsmMor3 chromosome 4, fOsmMor3.pri, whole genome shotgun sequence encodes:
- the fezf1 gene encoding fez family zinc finger protein 1, whose protein sequence is MDSTLYHSAGVFGSPSASENLTAGGNMITTTKPLAFSIERIMARTPEPKSIPIPNLFHHAPVVKADPKQTLNMSPSSLHCMIPFVPLTYEPGHKLNINGLDTTHFDASTYNSNELMGIGLNYKNDHQDVSPSVGQYKLFRPRVVNQSSFHTMGAVCYLNCGESACPPPTSIVNIHPMASYFLNSPLQHARQKAFLAEKNKVVNCVERYPSGLAFKDLSHTQLHHYMKESAQILSDKLFKGSSKLSSTCPNGKPKVFTCEVCGKVFNAHYNLTRHMPVHTGARPFICKVCGKGFRQASTLCRHKIIHTQEKPHKCNQCGKAFNRSSTLNTHTRIHAGYKPFVCEFCGKGFHQKGNYKNHKLTHSGEKQFKCNICNKAFHQVYNLTFHMHTHNDKKPFTCPTCGKGFCRNFDLKKHIRKLHDPSGSQSPVSLSSRESH, encoded by the exons ATGGATAGTACACTCTATCACTCAGCGGGAGTATTCGGCTCCCCCTCAGCTTCTGAAAACCTGACTGCTGGCGGCAACATGATCACCACCACCAAGCCTCTCGCTTTTTCGATCGAACGGATTATGGCCAGGACGCCTGAACCAAAGTCGATACCTATACCCAACTTGTTTCACCATGCTCCCGTGGTTAAAGCGGACCCAAAGCAGACGCTCAACATGAGCCCATCGTCACTACATTGCATGATACCCTTTGTGCCACTGACATACGAGCCGGGTCACAAACTCAACATAAACGGATTAGACACAACTCATTTTGACGCTTCCACATATAACTCAAATGAGTTGATGGGCATTGGATTGAATTATAAAAATGATCATCAAGACGTGAGCCCGTCAGTTGGACAATACAAACTCTTTCGACCTCGGGTGGTAAACCAGTCATCCTTTCACACCATGGGGGCTGTCTGCTACCTGAATTGCGGCGAGAGTGCGTGCCCACCACCGACCAGCATCGTAAACATACACCCCATGGCCTCCTACTTTCTCAACTCTCCGCTTCAGCACGCGCGCCAGAAAGCGTTTCTTGCAGAGAAAAATAAAGTGGTTAACTGCGTGGAGAGATACCCCAGCGGACTTGCTTTCAAAGACCTTTCTCACACTCAACTCCACCATTACATGAAAGAGAGTGCCCAGATTCTGTCTGATAAACTCTTTAAAGGCTCCTCCAAATTGAGCAGTACTTGTCCAAATGGGAAACCTAAAGTATTTACCTGCGAAGTTTGCGGAAAG GTTTTCAATGCCCACTACAATTTAACGCGCCATATGCCTGTGCACACCGGCGCGAGACCATTCATCTGCAAAGTGTGCGGTAAAGGATTTCGCCAGGCCAGCACCCTTTGTCGTCATAAAATCATTCATACTCAG GAAAAACCTCACAAGTGCAATCAGTGTGGAAAAGCATTTAATAGAAGTTCAACTCTCAATACGCACACGAGAATTCATGCCGGTTACAAACCCTTCGTGTGCGAGTTCTGTGGTAAAGGATTTCATCAAAAGG GTAACTACAAGAACCACAAACTGACACACAGCGGCGAGAAACAGTTTAAGTGCAACATATGCAACAAGGCCTTCCACCAAGTATACAACCTGACGttccacatgcacacgcacaatgACAAGAAGCCCTTCACGTGCCCGACTTGCGGCAAAGGATTCTGCCGGAACTTTGACTTGAAGAAGCACATCCGAAAGCTGCATGATCCTTCGGGATCACAGTCCCCAGTGAGTCTTAGCTCAAGAGAATCTCACTAG